The genomic window tctcctttttgtcttctccacaaccaccattctattccacctatagtgctatgtccatggctcacgctcatgtattgcgtgaagattgaaaaagttttgagaatgtcaaaagtatgaaacaattgcttggcttgtcctcggggttgtgcatgatttaaatactttgtgtggtgaagatagagcatagccagactatatgattttgtaggaagaactttctttggccatgtcattttgagaagacataattgcttagttagtatgcttgaagtattattatttttatgtcaatattaaacttttgtcttgaatctttcgaatctgaatattcataccacaattaagaagaattacattgaaattatgccaagtagcattccacatcaaaaattatcttttttatcatttacctactcgaggacgagcaggaactaagcttggggatgcttgatacgtctccaacgtatctataatttttgattgctccatgctatattatctattgttttgggcaatattgggctttattattcacttttatattacttttaggactaacctattaaccggaggcccggcccagatttgctgttttttgcctatttcagtgtttcgaagaaaaggaatatcaaatggagtcgaaacggaacgaaatcaactggagaagttatttttggaaggaaagctaccggtaaagcttggagtgcacgtcaggaaagaagggaggtgcccacgagggtggagggcgccccccctagggcgcgcccccctgcctcgtggcccccccttcgatccaccgacgtacttctttcacccatatatacctaagtatcctaaaacttccagaacagaagatagatcggaaaTTCCGCCACCgcaaagcctctgtagccaccaaaaaccaatcggggccctgttccggcaccctgccggaggggagaaccctcacctgtggccatcttcatcatcctggcactctccatgacgaggagggagtagttcaccctaggggctgagggtatgtaccagtagctatgtgtttgatctctctctctctctctctctctctctctcgtgttcttgatttggcacgatcttgatgtatcgcgagctttgctattatagttggatcttatgttgcttctccgcctctactctcttgtaatgaattgagttttccccttgaagtaatcttatcggattgagtctttaaagatttgagaacacttgatgtatgtcttgccgtgcgtatctgtggtgacaataggatatgacgtgattcacttgatgtatgttttggtgatcaacttgcgggttccacccatgaacctatgcataggggttggcacacgttttcgtcgtgattctccggtagaaactttggggcactcttttatgttctatgtgttggttgaatagatgaatctgagattgtgtgatgcatatcgtataatcatacccacggatacttgaggtgacattggagtatctaggtgacattagggttttggttgatttgtgtcttaaggggttattctagtacgaactctagggctgtttgtgacacttataggaatagcccaacggattgattggaaagaataactttgaggtggtttcgtaccctaccataatctctttgtttgttctccaatactagtgactttggagtgactctttgttgcatgttgagggatagttatatgatccaattatgttattattcttgagagaacttgcactagtgaaagtatgaaccctaggccttgtttcctatcattgcaatactgttcgtgctcacttttatcgcttgttaccttgctgtttttatattttcagattacaaaaacctatatctaccatccatattgcacttgtatcaccatctcttcgccgaactagtgcacctatacaatttaccattgtattgggtgtgttggggacacaagagactctttgttatttggttgcagggttgcttgagagagaccatcttcatcctacgcctcctatggattggtaaaccttaggtcatccacttgagggaaatttgctactgtcctacaaacctgtgcacttgcaggcccaacaacgtctacaaggagaaggttgcgtagtagacatcaagctcttttctggcgccgttgctggcgaggtgagtgcttgaaggtatatctttacatcttgcaatcgaatctttttgtttcttgttttagcactaatttagtttataaagtaaaactacaaaaaaatggaattgaatttgtctcatacgcttcatctttttaatatctttcgtgagtatgatgggaaggaaaattgtgcccaagtgttagaagaagaaggcattaaaatgtttggcactaaatctttgaatgatgagcatgattgcaatattgttagtatgaactccttgaatatccatggtactaatgatgattgcactagtaatgatgaaaatgtctcctataaacatgtcaatttttgtggagtacattgggtttgcaagtatgcagcaaatagggaagatagatattgcaagaggcataagtatttagaaactaaattgttgcaagaaagtcttgatgattgcgctgaaagattcaatatttttcgcgccccttgtgaactttgcaatgaacatgatcatttaaagctccaatgatatttgtttcatgatcaagtcgtgtccaaatattgtgataatttggtTACCCTTGAGCATcgtaaagagcttagccttcttttgggttatgaagaaatgaaacgtataactgagggtattccaaaatttaatcttgatagatttcttgattttgatctagagaagatttatatgtatcgtgcggtgaattgcattgaaaatccttatattgccaattacataaagaaaagaaaacaaatagaatatgaagagaatactaatgaaagggaagagacttcccaatattctcctattatttcttatgatgaatcaggtaacgaggaggagccttctattcaaccaatctcattaataaggagctccaaaaagaggactgaacccacacatgatgtggtgaagaagaagacaagaaaaaggaagagaggtaaaaagatatctctcccaaataatgttgctcctattattgttgtgcctcatgaaaatgaatcaaaaataattgtggaaaataatgcacttgatgatgatctcgttatgcctattgcttcttgtgatgattatgattgggaagataatgatacttcttatgatcttgaaaatctttttgacatttgcttggaagaatatgataattgctatactattggtgctatccatactattaataatgagagtgattatgcttatgatatgaaaagtcccaagcttggggatgctatgtttgatgaagatgatgtttttgagaatatatttgctgcaattaatgtttgtcccaagcttggggatgctacatttaatgaagatgatattttttgcctcccaagttttgatatgcaaagttgttatgatgatagcatgccttctacctatgatgattatattgatgaaagtgagtttggaagagtgtcaactttaggaagtaatgatcccactattttggaggatgtcgaATCttgtaatatttatgaaagtggatttggtgaGGTCATGATCTTATTTAGTGATGTattcactatttcggaagaggtttcaattgattatgatgaggacAAAGttactacttatgatgattattgtgataaaacttatgctataaagagtagtgatgattatatttttaaaacttgtcatgattatgagtaccctttctctgaacattactcttttaatgtggaaaaaatttatagtattcaagtctcttatgatactcccactattccaaatgagaagaaacttgcttatgtggagattagtaaattttctatgctagtaggtcatgaaaagaatgctttaggtgctggttatattgttgaattcattcatgatgctactgaaaattattatgagggaggaatatatgcttgtataaattgcaataatatcaagttttctctctatgtgcttaaagttttgaagttatgcttgttttgccttcctatgctagttgattattgttcccataagttgtttgctcacaaaatacctatgcataggaagtgggttagacttaaatgtgctagtcatattcttcatgatgctctctttatgtttcaattcttatgtcttatgtgagcatcattgaaatcatcatgcctagctaggggcgttaaacgatagcgcttgttgggaggcaaccaaattttattttagtttcttactttttggttctgtttagtaataaataatccatctagcttccgtttagatgtggttttatgctttaattagtgtttgtgccaagtagaatctttgggaagacttgcgtgaagtctttatgatcatgctgtaaaaaacagaaactttagcgctcacgagattagcttcaacttttgactggagagtgctatttagttgattcttttttgcagatgattactagaaaaattcctcaggtcgaccaatttattttataatttttggagttccagaagtttgcgttagttacatattactacagactgttctgtttttgttgtatgatccaattatgttattattgttgagaaaacttgcagttgtgaaagtatgaaccctaggccttgtttcctatcattgcaatactatttgtgctcacttttatcgcttgttaccttgctgtttttatatttttcagattacaaaaacctatatctaccatccatattgcacttgtatcaccatctcttcgccgaactagtgcacctatacaatttaacattgtattcggtgtgttggggacacaagagactctttgttatttggttgcagggttgcttgagagagaccatcttcatcctacgtctcctacggattgataaaccttaggtcatccacttgagggaaatttgctactgtcctacaaacctgtgcacttgcaggcccaacaacgtctacaaggagaaggttgcgtagtagacatcaccagccGTACGCATCATCGACATGTGTGGCTGGTTGCTTGGCATGTTTTCTCATGTGGCTGATTGTGGCCTTTGCTGTGTGGACTTTGTCGGTGGTCGTTTGGCCCGAGTGTGAGTCACTTGCTCGGTGAAAAGTAGTGACAATGCGCCAATGCACAACCTCGACCATGTTTTTTCCTTTGAAGGACGATGTTTTCTTCATGGGGAGTCTTTCTGATGTATTTGTTGTGTGCCTGATTACTAGGTTGTGATAGTTTTGATCCAGCTTTTCTGGTAATTAACTAGGAAACTCACTtgtaattaattaataaaaatgaaAACGTATGGCTTTGTTTTAAAAAGTTCACTGGTTAGTTCCATAATTCCGGCAAAAGAAAAAGGGATATACTACTAGAATTTAGCTGCATGTTCCTACAGTCAACTTTTTATGGAATCTTTCAACACCTGCCCATCTCTTCTTTTCGTGATGCAACGTCATAACCAACATTCACCGCCATGGGACGTAGTAGGAACCTAGTACAAAGGCATCTGGAAAAACTGGAGAGAAACTCCTCTGAAATGCCTGTGAGAGAATTGAAGCATCAGGGATGCGCATGCACGGAATGTTGGTGTGCAACAAGAAGTTGAGAAGAGAAGAAATCAGACCGGTCAAAATGCATCAATTCGGCTGATAAATCTTTTAACCAACACCATGTGGTGTGATGTGCAGTCACCTCCGTGCATTTTTTTCCAACTTTAGTAGTACCTCTTTGTTGTTCCATGTCAATCATGAGGTAGTTAAAACCAGACATACTAGCTAGTTGAGACAAAATCCACTAACTGACAGGTACGGTTTCTTTAAAACTAGAAGAGGTAATAGCACTGCAGGTCCTAGAACATGTCCTGAATGTGATGATTTGGTCCTACAACTTGCAAAATGCAATTATTTGGTCCTAGAACTTGTCTCAGATGTGCACATTTAGTCCTTGACCAATCACGAGCAGCCAAGTGGAGCCAGCTGGACTAAGTCGGTCAGGAATTCATGTTTTACAAATACCCCTCTATCGTTTATCAATTTCAAACAGCAGGACACCTAAAGCAAGACAAAAAAGCACTGGGTGAAGGACATGAGGTACAACACCAAGATCAAGGACGAGGAGGGCTACCCTGTGTTCGCCCTGGTGAAGAAAGAACACTGGCGAAGCCATCAAGCACTCACTCAGACAGAGTCACCCTATAAGCCATCTTGTGACGTTGATACACGTCTCTGTCTGCGCTCCTTAAATTCAAGCGAGTAGGTCAATATAGCCCGTAAATTTGTACATGTTTTTGCTAAATAAAGATGTTTTGGGACTTTATCTGTATTTTAAAATGCCCAATACACCTATACTAACATTACTTTCCACCCAATctagcccaacaccccttcatatATAAGGAATGTCTCCCCTTCCAATTAGGGCAAACCCTAATTTGGAGGAGAGGCAAACTTCTCATATTTCATGCACTACAAAGCACCTTCCCCGACCTCCTCCCATTTTCAGATATGAGGAGAGATAGAGTTCCTCCTACCATTTCCACAGAAAACCCTAGGCAACTAGTTCCTTCACCATCACATATGATTATCCAAATCAGATCTGATTGTTCGCCACGCTTTCATCTCCTACCTCCAACCGCGGGCCCACCAACCCCAAAGAGAGCCCTCCTGAGCTTGTGCAATCCGTAGCCGCAGCcaacaggggcggagccaggatttggacaTGAGGGGGGGCGAAAAGCCAATGATAGAAGTCATGGAACATCACAGCATTTTGATGACAAATCATGGAAACATTTGTTTGGACTAAAAAAGAATGTTCCATTTCTATTAACTCATATTGAGCTCTACGACCTCCAGTGTTGAACAAGTTGACAATGCATACTTCGCTATTCCTTACCAATATAGACAATCATGTAATGTTGAAGAAATCGTCTTCATTTTCTTTCAAAAACGTGTCTTGACTAGTTTCATAGAGAAATGGTTTGTTCGGTTGTTTCGGGGTTGACAGAAAGATTTATGACCAATCGCAGGAATCTATCAACAATTGTGTATGTAGTTTTACTTGTTTAAATTAAAAGGATTCAACTGCCAAATCGGCAAGTGAAGACGAGTTTTTTAGCTCTAGAGTGTTGCAAACATCCAACTAGAAAATATGCAAGTTCATACTCTAATTGAGCCGTCCATATACATTAGACATGTCAAATAACTAATGTTGTGCATCCAGAAATATATATTATATGCAATCCTAGTTAATGTACGAAGTGTCAAAACCTCTATATTATATGCAATCCTAATTAATTAGACAAAGATTCTaattcatgaaaaaaaatattaATAACTGCTGGTGCATAGTGGTACATGCGGCCAATATTTTCAACCATGGTCACATGGCTAACGGGGTCTAGTTGTATTCTTATGATCTGATCCACCTGCTCATCTAGTCATATGCAAATAGAGGACTGCACTAGGTACCACTACGTACCAGCGGATGATCTGATCCACCTGCTTGTCTAGTCATCGTGACCGGTAGATGGCGGCCGCCCTTAGCAGGACACGCACGGCGGCGGAAAGCATGAGCGGCCGCCGGCGACAAGGGCACTAGGTAAAAATGACTAACAAAAAATGAACATCACATAATTATACTAAACAATTTTACATTCTTAAAATTTAAGTTATTGGTACAtcttaattattttaaaaaatagtCTTTACATGCAATGCTAACTGACATTTATTTTTGTCATGTCCAACAATATTAACCATGTAACTGTGTTGGAAGTATCATAATCCAAAATTCATTGGCGTGCAACTAAAATATCTATGTTTACAAATACATCATATTGCAAAAGTAGAACTCGTGAAAGTTATGCTATTTAAAAACTATTTTGGGACATTTGTTGAACTAAATTTCATCTAAATCTAAGGAAACAAATTTAAAATTGACAACACTGTAATGCAAATTTGTACCACTTAGATGTACCATATCTTTTATATGTTTTTGTATCCATTTTAGATTCTGAAAGAAAATCTTAATTACTAGAAGGTTCTACATTAATGTTTTTTAGAAAAGGATGATcacggcctctgcatcagaatgatgcatgcaGCCCCAAGGTTCTACATTAATGTATATGTCTAATAATTATCTTCTTTTCGTAATATGGTGGGGGGTCCCATACTTTATGGAATAACAAAGGAGGCTTCGCAATATTTACATGAAGCAgtcaggaaaaggaaaagaaaaatcaCAAAGAATTTAGAAAACAAACTATAACACTGAATCATTCTGGGATTGAACTAGGCCTGGCTTCACAGGAAATCTATGAAGTTGAAGATCACTTTATAACCAAACTTTTACAACACAGGGAAGATGGATCTTGGACTTGAAAACGAATCATTTTGTTCCTTCCAGATGTTTAATGCTacataaatcctaatctcgataaaGCATGGGCTATTGATAAGACATATAGGCTTATATAAATGATAACTAATGGCTCAAAGATGATCCCAATGAATATACAAGAAATCCCAACAACGAGAATAAAATACCACATAAGACACGGGCAAGACAGAACAACACATAAGACACACGGAAAGCATAATACCACATAAGACATGGGCTAAGATTGGCTGGGCTGGGTTTTTTCTTCGACAAAGGGTGAACTTTATTGGCTCAAACTGAAGCATCAAGAAGATAAAACACAACGAGCACATCCGGCCtatgcatagctaggatgcacataGCCAGTCGGTTGTTGTTGTTGTGAAGTCGGAGTTGCGGCGGTGTGGATGCGGGTGGCGACGATCAAGTCTACGGGGTGATCCGTTCCATGGTGCCAGCCTTGCACATCCCTCCTTCGTAGCTTGCCATCAGAATCTGAGTTGCACTATCGTCGAGGCGTGTGGCTGGTTGCTTGGCATCGTCTTTCGTGTGGATCATTGTTGTGTTGACTTCGTCTGCCAGTGTTTGGCATTAGTTGCACTCGTTTGCTGGCTGAAAAGTGATAATGGTGACACCAATATGCAACCTTGACCTGTTTTCTTCACATCGGTCTTTGTGATGTATTTGTTGTGTGACTGGACAGTTTTCTAATAAGTAACAGGGCAACTCACTTATAATTAACTAATAGGGAAGATGACAAATATTTTGCTTTGTTTACAAAAACTTTACTTGTTAGTCCGTGAATTCTCGCAAAAAAGAAGGATATACTAGAAATTTCCCTGAATATTCCTGTAATCGTCTTGTGGAATCTTTAGACACCTGGCCCATTTCTTCTTTTTGCGACGCAACGCTAGAACCGACAACCACCACCATAAGAAGTAGGAACGTACGCTTCATCTGGAAAGGAGAAGCTCCTCCGAAGTGTCAAAGGGTTTGGTGCATGAGCGAGGCTTCGGTGGGAAGAAGAACTTGAGAACAGGATCAGACCGGTCGACGTACATGATAAATCTGTAAACCGATGGTCACATGAGAACAACAACCTGTGATGTGCAGGCACCTGCATGTTTTACATCACCCATCTGCTTCCATGTCAATCAGGGCAGTTAAAACCAAAAGCTGACACGAAATCGACTGGCAGACACAGTTGTCTTTCCGTTTCATGTTGACAACGACGGTTGTAATCTTTGCGGGGGATTCAGAGACAGCATGGCCACCGTTTTTTTCTTATCCAAGGCCGTCTACAGGGAGCACCGGGCGAATTGAGAAGTAGGGGCACCCTTGAATaaggcaaaaaaagaagaagaggaggaaatcATGTTGTCACCACACCACAAATGCTTGCCGCTCTCCAGTGGAGGAGGTTGTTGTTGCTGCCCACTTGGCTTTATTTCCAACTCCTAGCCTCCGAAATCAGGATGAAGCCAAAACAGTCGTCGGATTCGATCGGTGGGCAGTCCCCATCCATCCTGCCCTGCCCTGCTCTCTCCACCGCAGTGGAGTTACCGTCCGTCTTGCAAAACGCTATGTCCAAAACTCCTTACCTACAGTAAGTAAGTAAGCCGCATGCATGATTTCAGGCAGGCAGGCATGGGAATCATGGATGAAAATGAAATGATTCGGAAAGGCACCTTGCTTTGCTTGCTTCAACAAGGACGATCCAGCAGTGAAGCAACAGGCAACAGCAGTTCATGTGTTGCAACTGACCAGACAGAGCATCCACGGATGATCGAGATGTTACTGAGCAAACAATACTGACAGACAGATACATAGTCGTCAGTTACTTAGAGTACTTGTCATTGGTGTCACTCTCACCCTTTTACTTACTTACCTGTCAAGTGATCCATCCGTCCGTCCATGTATACTGACATCAACGGACTGAAGACGCAACACGCAAGGGACTACGACAAGCTATATTTGCTGCTTCCGTTTTCTCGGTTCATCAACTGAAGATAATAATGCAGTGACGTTTGGTAGACGGTAGTACCTGTAGTTAACTAACTCACGTCTCCGGCACGCTTCAGTTCGGTGAAGCAACCGCTTCATCCGTTGACTCCCCGTCGCCACTTTTCCTGTCTCTTCTGCAATCAGCGCCCGGATTTATTTTCAACAAATCCTTGACCATTTGAGCCCTAAAAGATGCTGTGCTGTGGCAAACTTACCTTCCGTttcgatggatggatggatgtcgcTCTTGTACTTGTCACTTGTCACCACTAGCTAGCGCCCCAAAGGTCTCGTCTTTCACCTTTCGTACCGTTGCTCGCTCGCAGCGTGACGCACCACCGACGCCCGGCCCGATCGCAGCCTCTCAACCTCACCCGAGCTTaattggaaactccaatcaccccAAACCCGTAGCTAATGGCGGGCGTCACCGCCGTAATCCGGTCGCGGTGGTTTCACCGTGGCCATGGACGCGACGTCACGTCCCTATCTCCCCCGCTACTTAACCAATCGGGCGTGCCGGGGTAGGGACACGCCCGCCTCCACCCGCACCACGCTCATCGCTACAGCCTACAGCGGCGCGGCCTCGCCTCACCCACCCACCTCAGCGGCGCCCGCCCGCCGAAAAGGAAGATTCCGAGGAAGAAGCGGCGAGCGATCGGCTGAAGATGCGGTCTCCGCGGCCGGCGGTCCTGCTCTCCGCGGCCGCGTGGCTGTGGATGCTCCTGTCGGCGGCCGGCGCGCTGGCGGACGGCAACGGCAACGGGACGGTGTGCCTGTGCACGGGCCCGCAGTGCGTGCCGCCGTGCCCAGTCACGGGGACGCCGCCGACGACGTCGCCCACGCAGTTCCCCTTCTGCCCGCAGCGGCCGCCGGCGGTCGGACCCTTCCCGTGGGAGCAGCAGCCGCCGGCGTCcccgaggtcggggtcggggttccCTCAGGACGCGGGGTTCctcgcggcggcagcggcgagcccCACTAGCCCGGCGGCGACGCGGCTGGCGGTGGCCGCCTTGTGCTCTGCTTTCCTGCTGCTCCTGCACTAGTGACCCTCCCTCTCTCTAGTCTCTATGGCTCGCCCACCCAGCCCTGTAGATTGATGGATGTACTAGCTGCGAGTTCATCAGGAGGCGCTGTCTGAATCTATATGTATGTAATTCTAGGTCTTGATTTCAATTCAGTAGGCTAATATGAAGGAACAATCTGAGAAGGATTGGTTGGGATCCACCTTTCTGCATCCTGTTCTTGTTGCTCTGATTGATTTGTTCACTCATGGAGGCCATAACTTTTAACTTTTCGTTGCAACTGAATTCTGGGGCTCTGCAAGATCTGATAATAATAGAGATAGAGTACTGCCATTTGGGTCTGTGTATGATTGGTGCTTTATGAGATGTTGAGATGATGCATGGTCTGGAACATGCAGCATATATTCTTTCTTGAGAATATTATTATCAAGTCTTGGCAGCACTGTTGGacactagtactatcatcttgtaCTACTGTCACACATGGCAATGACCAAACAGTCTTTCAGAGCACAAGCCCATGCTTGGTCAGTTCTTGGGGTGTAGGTGCCCGATTCATTCATTCATAACTGAAAAGTAATCTGGAGGGTCTTAACAAAAACAAAAGTAActgaagaacaagaaaatcaatactGAACCCACGGTTACTAGCAGCACCTGTGAATCAGATCGCACCACCGGTTCAGTTTCTGAAGAAACACGAATGAATGAATTAATGCAGCTCGAAATGAATAGGAGCATTGCCGAACACCACCATCAAAGCAAATTAGTTGCCCCATCAAGAAAGAAACCTTTCCGTTCGGCGTCAAGGCCTCAACCAATCCAATCCTCTCACCATCACCAACGAATAAACCAGAAGAAGATGAAGCCGATTACTGTGGGGGTTTACACTCAGTACTATGCTCTTCTGTCAGAAAAAAACCAAAGCAAttgaaagaagaaaatgaaaactcgACCTACAGGTACTGAACAGTACGTACTCATCAAAGTAAATTAGGAGCCTCATTAAGAAGCCAGCCATTGGGCTGAGAGTTGCTCGCAGGAGCGTGCGTTTTCAGAACGGGCATCACTGAAGCGTCAATGCCTCGGCCAAATCTCTCGCTGTCACCACCGACGGAGAAACAAGGGCGGAAGATGAAGATGACGAGGCAGGCGCCTCCAACGTTCTCAAGACCCACTAATTGCCGACATGACCTTTGATTAAGTTAATTCTGCACCATGAACTAGAGGCGCCACGTAGCAAGTACAGTAGTATCTCACAGTTCCCAGTCTCGGTTCCAAGAAGAATAACAAGCTGTGTGCATAGATACACCAAGAAATGAAAAAACATTCCGGTCACTTTCAGCGGTCGACTAGAAAATAAAAGGTGCGGAGAAAGATGTGCGTGCGCTTTGATTTCTTTCTA from Triticum aestivum cultivar Chinese Spring chromosome 3B, IWGSC CS RefSeq v2.1, whole genome shotgun sequence includes these protein-coding regions:
- the LOC123064317 gene encoding uncharacterized protein; translated protein: MRSPRPAVLLSAAAWLWMLLSAAGALADGNGNGTVCLCTGPQCVPPCPVTGTPPTTSPTQFPFCPQRPPAVGPFPWEQQPPASPRSGSGFPQDAGFLAAAAASPTSPAATRLAVAALCSAFLLLLH